AGCATGGAAAGCGTGGGCGCAGTCTCTGATTTCGATGAGGACATCGACCCAGACCAAGCAGAGTCCACAGATGCTCCCTCCCTACTACATGCGCAGAAGCATGACTTCCGCCCACTGCATTCCACCCAGAGAGATGGCCTGCCATGGGTGGTCTGGGCAGCCGCAGCGGTGATCCTGCTGGCCCTGGGGGCCTGGATGTTGCTCGACAGGCCCATCACGGTGGATCATGCAGGACAAAAGGTGTCCGATGTGACCGTGCCGATCACCACCGAGACGGGTGGCGGAGGCCCAGTAGCCAAACAGGCGGCGCCAGTCCAGCCCACCGCATCCGCCCCTGAAAAGACAGTCACCCAGCCTCCGAGCACAGAGCCACAGCCCGTCATCATACGAAAAGCACTCCTCCCCACCGCTGAGGAACTCGAAAAAATGCGCCAAGGCCAGGTGAAGCAAGACATGATCGGCCGCGAAACCGGCCAGGACACCCCCAAACCAGTCGCCGATTTGGCACGGTGAACAGCCATTTTACGACGTTGGGTGTCCGATCTGCTTGGTTAAGGAAAGCGAACTAATTTCTAGCGTGTATTTTGCTTGGACTCTAGGCGAGCCAGCAGGTAAAACAATTATCCGTCACTTTGCACGGAGGTGGATCATCCAGACTCACTTTCACATCGCTGACACATCCCAAGTTGCATTCCCACAAGCTCCCTTTAACTCAAACCGCGAACCCTAGGAGAACCATCACTGATGAAGGTAAATAATGTTATCGTCGTGTCTATCGGCCAAGCCGGAAACCAGATCGCGGCTTCCTTTTGGAAAACCATCTGCCAGGAGCACGGCATCGACCCACTCACTGGCCAAACCCAGCAAGCACAGGAGCCGCGCGGGAACTGGAGCGCCTTTTTCTCACGCCTCGGCGATGGCTCCAGCGGCAGCTTCGTCCCCCGTGCCGTCATGGTCGATCTGGAGCCCAGCGTGATCGACAACGTGCGTGCCAACAGCGGCTCCCTCTTTAATCCAGCCAACCTCATCAGCCGCACGGAAGGTGCCGGTGGCAACTTCGCCGTCGGCTACCTCGGCGCAGGCCGTGAGGTCCTCCCAGAGGTCATGGGCCGTCTCGACATCGAAATCGACAAGTGCGACAACGTCGGCGGCATCATCGTCCTCCACGCCACTGGCGGCGGCAGTGGCTCCGGCTTCGGTGCCTTACTCATCGAGACACTGAAGGAAAAACACAGCGAGATCCCCGTTCTCTCCTGCGCAGTGCTGCCCAGCCCACAGGTCTCCAGCGTCGTCACAGAGCCCTACAACACCGTCTTCACGCTCAATTCCCTCCGCCGCAGCGCAGATGCCTGCCTCATCTTTGACAACGAAGCACTCTTTGAGCTCGCGAACCGCAAATGGAACATCGAAAGCCCCACCGTCGATGACTTGAACCTCCTCATCACCGAGGCACTCGCCGGGCTCACCGCCAGCATGCGCTTCAGCGGCTTCCTCACCGTCGAGATCAGCCTCCGCGAGCTACTCACCAATCTGGTGCCGCAGCCCAGCCTGCACTTCCTCATGTGTGCCTTCGCAGCGCTCACACCGCCGGATCGCAGCAAATTCGAAGAAATGGGCATCGAGCCGATGATCCAGTCCCTCTTTGACAATGGCAGCGTCTTCGCCGCCTGCTCGCCCATGGAGGGCCGCTTCCTCTCCACCGCCGTCCTCTACCGCGGCATCATGGATGACAAGCCCCTCGCAGACGCCACCCTCGCCGCCATGCGTGAGAAGCTCCCCCTCACCTACTGGATCCCCACCGCCTTCAAAATCGGCTACGTCGAGCAAAGCGGCATGTCCCACCGCAAGAGCATGGTCCTCCTCGCCAACAACACCGAGATCGCTCGCGTCCTCGACCGGATTTGCCACAACTTCGACAAGCTCTGGCAGCGCAAAGCCTTCGCCAACTGGTACCTCAACGAAGGCATGTCCGAAGACCAGATCAATGAACTCCGCGCCTCCGCGCAGGAGCTCATCCAGAGCTACCAAGTCGCCGAAGAAAGCGGCGCCAAGGCCAAAGTGCAAGACTCCAGCGCCAGCCGCGTCGCCGCCCTGTCCCCCACGGCAGACTCCACCGCACCGCAGGAAACACCCACGACCAATGTCAGCCTCCGCGACCTCGTCGATCGCCGCTAAACCGCCTCATCACCCTCACCGTCCCACTTCATCCCGAAAAAAGTCACCACCATGAGAGAGATCCTAAGCATCCATGTCGGCCAGTGCGGCAATCAAATCGCAGACCGCTTCTGGCGCCTCATCCTGCGTGAACACGGCCTCACCGAATCCGGCACCCCCAAGGCTGGAGCCAACATCGCCGCCAACACCAACATGGAAGTCTTCTTCCATAAAGTCCGTGACGGCAAATACACCCCCCGTGCCGTCCTCGTCGATCTCGAGCCCGGCGTCATCGCCCGTATCGAAGGCGGCGACATGGCCCAGCTCTTTGACGAAAGCAGCATCGTCCGGAAAATCCCCGGTGCTGCCAACAACTGGGCACGCGGCTACCACGTCGAAGGCGAAAAAATCATCGACCAGATCATGAACGTCATCGACGCCGCCGTCGAAAAGACCAAAGGCCTCCAGGGCTTCCTCATGACCCACTCCATCGGTGGCGGCAGCGGCTCCGGCCTCGGCTCCCTCATCCTTGAGCGCCTCCGTCAGGCTTATCCAAAGAAGCGCATCTTCACCTTCTCCGTCGCCCCATCGCCCGTCATCTCCGACTCCGCCGTCGAGCCCTACAACGCGATTCTGACCCTCCAGCGCATCCTCGACAACGCAGATGCCGCCGTCCTCCTCGACAACGAAGCCCTCTTCCGCATCGCCAAGTCCAAGCTGCATCGCAGCCCCAACTACATGGACTTGAACCACATCGTCGCCCTCATCATGAGCAGCGTCACCGCCTCCCTCCGCTTCCCAGGCCGGCTCAACACCGACCTCAGCGAATTCGTCACCAACCTCGTCCCCTTCCCCGGCAACCACTTCCTCACCGCCTCCTTCGCCCCCATGCGAGCACCCGGCCAGGAAGGCCAAGTGCGAATCAACTTCCCCGACGTCGCCAAAGAAACCTTCGCACAGGACAACTTCACCGCCGCCATCGACTGGCAAAACGGCGTCTATTTGAGTGCCTGCGCCCTCTTCCGTGGCGACGTAAAGGCCAAAGAAGTCGAAGAAAACATGGCCGCCATCCGCAAGACCCTCAACTTCGCCTCCTACGTCCCCACTGGCGTCAAACTCGGCGTCGCAGAGACCGCCCCCGAAGGCTTCGCCTCCTCCGGCCTCGCCCTCGTCAATCACACCGGCATCGCCGCTGTCTTTGAACGCCTCATCACCAACTTCGACATCATGTTCGACAACCACGCCTATACCCACTGGTATGAAAACAACGGCGTCTCCCGCGACATGATGGCCAAAGCCCGCGACACCATCGCCAACCTCGCCAAATCCTACCGCGACGCCTCCTAATTCAAGATTCTGGATTCCTGAATCCTGATTCATGAACCCAGAACCGCTGAATCAGCACTCAGGAATCTTAAAATCAGGAATTCAAAGTGGAACCCACCCTCGAGCAGCAAATCGGCTCCGCCTCCCGCAGTGTCGAAGAGGCGCGGCGGATCGCTTACCATGACACCAGCCGCATCGGAGCCCTCGTCGAGCAGATCAGCGTCCTCGCCGACCTCCGCCAAAAAGAAGGCGACTTCCGCAAAGCCGAATCCCTCTACCGCGAGGCCCTCTTCCGTGCCCAGGAAAGCCGCAAAACCGACTACGAGCTCCAAGTCGGCATCCTCAGCCTCCTCGCCCACCTCTATGATCGCTGGGGCAAAACAGACCAATCCCTCGAATTCTACGAAAAGGCCCTCCACATCAGCGAAACACGCGGCCTCGATGGTGGTGAAGCATCCGCCATCATCAAAAACAACCTCGCCATGATCTACAAGCACCGCCGCGACTATGAAAAAGCCGAGCGCTGCTACCAAGAAAGCCTCCACGCCTTCCAGAAGCTCGAAGGCGAGCACAGCTCCCGCGTCGCCTCCCTCTACAACAACCTCGGCGTCCTCTACTACGCCCAGCTAGAAATCGACCGCGCCCTCGAAATGCATGAAAAAGCGCTCGCCATCCGCCAGCACAATCCCGTAGGCCCCATCGACCCCGCAGACCTCTCCCAGACCTACATCAACCTCGCCGCCGTGTACAAAGCCACCGGCGACTTCAAGCGGGCCGAAGCCAGCATCACCCGCGCCAAGCAGCTCCGCGCCAGCATCAACGGCCACCACCCCGCCCCACGACGCGCCGCCACCCTCCTCATCGACAAAAACCTCTGAGCCACCACCCATCATCCCACCCATTCCATTCCATCCCATTCCATCCCATCCATGAAAAAAATCCTCCTCTCACTCCTCCTCATCGCGGCGGCCAGCTTCGCCGCCAGCATCCCAGACAGCGCCAAAGTCGGCCAATTCTACGCCGGCTGCCAAGCCTACAGCTTCCGCCTCTACACCGTCTTTGAAGCCATCGACAAAACCGCCCAAGCAGGCGGCAAAACCATCGAATTCTACCCCGGTCAGAAATTCGACGACACCGCTAAGTGGGACCACAACGCCACCCCCGAGATGATCGAAAAAATCAAAAAACACCTCACCGACAAAGGCCTCACCGCCGTCGGCTACGGCGTCGTCAAACTCGGCAAAGACGCCGCCCAGGACCGCAAAGTCTTCGAATTCTGCAAAACCATGGGCATCAGCGTCGTCATCTCCGAGCCAGACGTCGCCGGCATGGACGGCATCGAAGCCCTCGTGAAGGAATTCGACATCAAAATGGCCATCCACAACCATCCCAAGCGCCCCCTCGACCGCGCCTACATGTTCTGGGACCCCAACTACGTCCTCGACCTCGTCAAAAACCGCGATCCCCGCATGGGCACCTGCGCCGACGTCGGCCACTGGGTCCGCAGCGGCCTCAATCCCGTCGATTGCATCAAAATCCTCAAAGGCCGCATCTTTGACAGCCACATGAAAGACCTCAACGAATTCGGCAACGTCAAAGCCCACGACCTCCCCTTCGGCACCGGCAAAAGCGACATCCCCGCCATCCTCGCCGAATATACCGCCCAGGGCTACCCCGGCCCCCTCCACTGCGAATACGAGCACAACTGGGAAACCAGCGTCCCAGAGATCACCCAGTGCCTCGACTTCGTCCGCAACTGGAAGCCCGCCAAAGAATAAACCACGCCGCAGCACATCTCATCCCACCACCCAAAGCCGGAGCCCCCACGCTCCGGCTTTTTTTGGGTTCATCCGGGAAGTGGATTCGGAGAGTGCCCGTTTCGTTCTCGTCCTCCTACTCGTCCTCCTACTCGTCCTCGAAAAGGCGTGTGGAGTGCGGCGCGGAGCTTCAGTGGTGCCTGCGGCGCGGAAGGATCGAGGACGAGTAGGAGTAAGAGGACGAGTAGGATCACCTGCGGTGGGCTTTTCTTGCTCATCGACCACAAGGACACGGAGAAGCACAGAGATTTCAGAGGGTTTTGCAACGGGCTCACATCTCCGGCTTTTTTTGTCCGCACACTCCACACTTGCCAATTCAGCCATCAACCAGAGAATCCAGCGCATGAGCACGCCAGATCAAGACAAAGCACCGCTCCCACCTGCCGCAGAGGCGGTGCAAGGCTGCCTTTTTCTACCTGGCTGCTTGGGCCAAATATTTGGAGTCGTCTTAGCACTCACCACTGGAGCATACCTGATAGGCTTGTTGTTCTCGCTCGTCGCTGGCGGGCGGGCACCAGACTTCCCCATCCGCCAATCAGCCTACGAGTGGTTTAAACTGGGCCTGATCATCCTCAGTTGGGTCGTCTATCATTCGCTACGAACCAAAAAACAATTCCCCTATGTTTTCTGGCTCACCACGGCCTGCGGACTCGGATGGATCGGTTTGATCGCCTTCTCCGAGCCCAGCTACATCACGCAGCGCAGCCCAGGCACTCCAGAGCGGCCCCTCATGGATTCCCGCTGGATCATTGTTTTCGTGATCGCCCTGTTTCTGCTCCAATTCACACTCAGTCGGCAAAACCACCGCTACTTCAGACTCACCGACAGGCCGCCAGCACTGTAGCCCATCGCAGCGCCCATGGCCCGCCCCGCCGTCGTGGGAAATCAGACGGGCATTTTGAGAACCCGCCTCGGCCGCAAAAGCACCCTCGGCTCACACGTAGTAGCGTGTCCTCATGCCCGTTTGCAGACTCACCCTCCTCAGCATCCTGCTGCCAGCCGCACTCGCGCTCGCAGCAGACATGACGCCGGACCAGCGGGCCTTCTTTGAGAGCCGAATCCGCCCCGTGCTCATCAAGCACTGCTACGAGTGCCACTCACAGGACTCCAAAAAACTCGGCGGCAAGCTACTCCTCGATGCGCCCTCCGAAATGATCGCGGGTGGCGAATCTGGCCCCGCGCTCATCCCAGGGAAGCCGGAAGAGAGCCTCATCGTCCAAGCGGTGCGCTACGACGGCCTCGAAATGCCACCGAAAAAGCGCCTACCCGCCCACATCATCACCGACTTCGCCGAATGGATCAAAATGGGAGCCCCTGATCCACGCACCGACGCACCCAAAACCGCTCCAAAAGCCCCTCAGCAGCCCCTTTGGTCCCTCCAGCCGATTTCTGATCCCAAGGCACCCATCATCCAAAACACCTCCTGGCCACGCCAAAGCCTAGACACCTTCATCTTGGCCAAAATCGAGCAAAACGGCCTCCAACCCGCCCCCGATGCCGAAACGGCCATCTTACGCCGCCGCCTCTCCTACGACCTCATCGGCCTCCCGCCCGCCAACACCCCATTCACTCATCTGGAGGCAGAAATCGACCGCTTGCTCTCCAGTCCCCACTTTGGCGAGAAATGGGGCCGCCACTGGCTCGACATCGCCCGCTACGCCGAATCCAACGGCAACGACGGCCTCAGCCGCAATCCCAGCTTCCCCCATGCATGGCGCTTCCGCGACTACGTCATCCA
The sequence above is drawn from the Verrucomicrobiaceae bacterium genome and encodes:
- a CDS encoding tubulin beta chain; protein product: MKVNNVIVVSIGQAGNQIAASFWKTICQEHGIDPLTGQTQQAQEPRGNWSAFFSRLGDGSSGSFVPRAVMVDLEPSVIDNVRANSGSLFNPANLISRTEGAGGNFAVGYLGAGREVLPEVMGRLDIEIDKCDNVGGIIVLHATGGGSGSGFGALLIETLKEKHSEIPVLSCAVLPSPQVSSVVTEPYNTVFTLNSLRRSADACLIFDNEALFELANRKWNIESPTVDDLNLLITEALAGLTASMRFSGFLTVEISLRELLTNLVPQPSLHFLMCAFAALTPPDRSKFEEMGIEPMIQSLFDNGSVFAACSPMEGRFLSTAVLYRGIMDDKPLADATLAAMREKLPLTYWIPTAFKIGYVEQSGMSHRKSMVLLANNTEIARVLDRICHNFDKLWQRKAFANWYLNEGMSEDQINELRASAQELIQSYQVAEESGAKAKVQDSSASRVAALSPTADSTAPQETPTTNVSLRDLVDRR
- a CDS encoding tubulin beta chain encodes the protein MREILSIHVGQCGNQIADRFWRLILREHGLTESGTPKAGANIAANTNMEVFFHKVRDGKYTPRAVLVDLEPGVIARIEGGDMAQLFDESSIVRKIPGAANNWARGYHVEGEKIIDQIMNVIDAAVEKTKGLQGFLMTHSIGGGSGSGLGSLILERLRQAYPKKRIFTFSVAPSPVISDSAVEPYNAILTLQRILDNADAAVLLDNEALFRIAKSKLHRSPNYMDLNHIVALIMSSVTASLRFPGRLNTDLSEFVTNLVPFPGNHFLTASFAPMRAPGQEGQVRINFPDVAKETFAQDNFTAAIDWQNGVYLSACALFRGDVKAKEVEENMAAIRKTLNFASYVPTGVKLGVAETAPEGFASSGLALVNHTGIAAVFERLITNFDIMFDNHAYTHWYENNGVSRDMMAKARDTIANLAKSYRDAS
- a CDS encoding tetratricopeptide repeat protein; amino-acid sequence: MEPTLEQQIGSASRSVEEARRIAYHDTSRIGALVEQISVLADLRQKEGDFRKAESLYREALFRAQESRKTDYELQVGILSLLAHLYDRWGKTDQSLEFYEKALHISETRGLDGGEASAIIKNNLAMIYKHRRDYEKAERCYQESLHAFQKLEGEHSSRVASLYNNLGVLYYAQLEIDRALEMHEKALAIRQHNPVGPIDPADLSQTYINLAAVYKATGDFKRAEASITRAKQLRASINGHHPAPRRAATLLIDKNL
- a CDS encoding TIM barrel protein, yielding MKKILLSLLLIAAASFAASIPDSAKVGQFYAGCQAYSFRLYTVFEAIDKTAQAGGKTIEFYPGQKFDDTAKWDHNATPEMIEKIKKHLTDKGLTAVGYGVVKLGKDAAQDRKVFEFCKTMGISVVISEPDVAGMDGIEALVKEFDIKMAIHNHPKRPLDRAYMFWDPNYVLDLVKNRDPRMGTCADVGHWVRSGLNPVDCIKILKGRIFDSHMKDLNEFGNVKAHDLPFGTGKSDIPAILAEYTAQGYPGPLHCEYEHNWETSVPEITQCLDFVRNWKPAKE